Within the Thermosynechococcaceae cyanobacterium Okahandja genome, the region ATAGGGGTAGGGTGAAGAAACGTACCTAGGTATGTGTGCCAGTGTAGTCAGGCCGTCTCGGGAGTGTCAAGGCAAAAGGCCGTCAAAACGGCAATTTTGTAATATTTAGTTACATTCCCAGTGACAGTGAGTCTGGAGCACAATTTACGCGTCCTGCGGCAACAGACTAGAATCAAGAACAGTCTAAAGAGCCGCTGGTCTGCGTTGTCTATGTCGTTTCTTGAATATCTCCATGGGGAACCCCGGCGTGTCATTGTCTTTGACGGGGCAATGGGCACCAACTTGCAGTACCAAAATCTGACAGCGGCGGACTTTGGCGGCAAGGAGTACGAAGGGTGTAACGAATACCTCGTCATTAGTCAGCCGGAGGCGGTGGCCAAGGTGCACCGTGACTTTTTGGCCGCCGGGGCGGATGTGATTGAGACCAATACCTTTGGCTCTTCCTCGGTGGTGTTGAGTGAGTATCAGTTGGGCGATCGCGCCTACGAAATTAGTTACAAAGCTGCCGCCCTAGCAAAATCCGTTGCCGCCGAGTTTAGCACCGCCGCAAAACCTCGCTTTGTCGCCGGTTCGATGGGGCCTGGCACCAAACTCCCCACCCTTGGCCACATTGACTACGACACCCTGTATGCCGCCTTTAAGGAGCAGGCAGCCGGGCTATTTGACGGCGGGGTGGATTTGTTTATTATTGAAACCTGCCAAGACGTACTGCAAATCAAAGCGGCGCTCAATGGGGTAATGGCGGTGTTTGGCGAGCGGGGGGAGCGCCGCCCCCTGATGGTATCGATCACGATGGAGCAGCAGGGCACGATGCTGGTGGGGTCAGACATTGGTGCGGCCTTAACCATCCTTGAACCCTACCCGATTGACATTTTGGGGTTAAACTGCGCCACCGGTCCAGACCTGATGACCGAGCATATTCGCTACCTAGCGGCTCACTCCCCCTTTGTGGTCTCCTGCATTCCCAATGCCGGGTTGCCGGAAAATGTAGGCGGCCACGCCCACTATAAACTGACGCCCATGGAGTTGCGCTTGGCGCTGACCCGATTTGTGGAAGATTTAGGGGTGCAAGTGATTGGCGGCTGCTGCGGTACCCGTCCGGATCATATTGCCGCCCTAGCCGAGATTGCCGCCACCCTCAGACCCAAACCCCGAACGCCCCAGCGAATTCCGGCGGCGGCCTCCCTTTACAGTCCTCAGCCCTACGACCAAGACAATTCCTTCTTAATTATTGGGGAGCGCCTCAATGCCAGTGGCTCCAAAAAATGCCGTGAATTGCTCAATGCCGAAGACTGGGATGGCCTAGTCGCCCTCGGCCGCGAGCAGGTGCGCGAAGGTGCCCACATTTTGGATGTGAATGTGGACTACGTGGGGCGCGATGGGGTGCGCGATATGCACGAGCTGGTCTCTCGCTTGGTGACCAATGTAACGCTGCCCCTAATGCTGGACTCGACGGAGTGGCAAAAGATGGAGGCGGGGCTGAAGGTAGCCGGGGGCAAATGCTTGCTCAACTCCACCAATTTTGAGGATGGGGAGCCACGCTTTTACAAAGTGCTGGAGTTGGCCAAAACCTACGGTGCCGGGGTGGTGGTAGGCACCATTGATGAAGAGGGGATGGCCCGCACCGCCGCGAAAAAGTTTGCCATTGCCAAACGCGCCTACGAGGCCGCGGTGGCCTACGGCATTCCCCCCTACGAACTGTTCTTTGACCCCTTGGCGCTGCCGATTTCCACCGGCATTGAGGAGGATCGTGGCAACGGCAAGGCTACGATTGAGGCGATTCGGCAAATTCGGGCGGAATTACCCGGCTGCCATATTCTGTTGGGGGTATCGAATATCTCCTTTGGCCTAAATCCAGCGGCGCGGCAAGTTCTGAATTCGATGTTTTTGCACGAAGCCATCCAGGCGGGGATGGATGCCGCTATTGTCAGTGCCGCCAAAATTCTGCCCTTAACAAAAATTGCCCCCGAGGATCAACAGTTGTGTCGCGAACTCATTTACGACCAGCGGCGCTTTGAGGGCGAGATTTGCGTCTATGACCCGTTGGCGGAGCTAACCCAGCGCTTTGCCGGTAAAACCACCAAAACGGATCGCACCCAGGTGGCCAACCTGCCCATTGAGGAACGCTTAAAACGCCATATTATCGATGGCGATCGCCAAGGGTTAGAGGAGACCTTGGCCAAAGCCCTCGAAACCTACGCGCCCCTAGACATTATCAATCAGTTTTTGCTAGACGGCATGAAAGTGGTGGGGGAACTCTTTGGCTCCGGCCAGATGCAACTGCCCTTTGTGCTGCAATCGGCGGAAACCATGAAGGCGGCGGTGGCCTACCTTGAACCCTTTATGGAAAAGTCGGAAACCGGCAGCAATGCCAAGGGCACGGTGATTATTGCCACGGTTAAGGGGGATGTCCACGACATTGGCAAAAACCTTGTGGATATTATCCTCACCAACAATGGCTATCGGGTCATTAACTTGGGCATTAAGCAGCCGGTGGAAAACATCATCCAAGCCTACGAAGAACACAAGGCCGACTGCATTGCCATGAGTGGCCTGCTGGTGAAGTCAACGGCCTTCATGAAGGAGAACCTCGAACGCTTCAATGAGCGCGGCATTACGGTGCCGGTGATTTTGGGGGGAGCCGCCCTAACTCCCAAGTTTGTGCAGGAGGATTGTCAGCGGACGTACCACGGCCAAGTGATTTACGGTAAGGATGCCTTTGCGGATCTGCACTTTATGGATCGCCTGATGCCCGCCAAGGCCGCTGGCCGGTGGAGCGATCGCCATGGCTTTTTAGATCAGGAAGCGGCTCCCCCCCCAACGGAACCCACGGCAACGGATCCGGTTCACACCGACCCCCCTGAGACGATCGCCACCCCACCCGCGATTGTAGATACCCGCCCTTCGGAAGCCGTGGCGAGGGATATTCCGCGACCCACACCACCGTTTTGGGGCATTCGCCACCTCAAAGGGGAGGAGATTCCGCTGCCAGAGGTTTTCGCTTACCTAGACTTGCAGGCCTTATTTGTGGGCCAATGGCAGTTTCGCAAGCCCAAGGAGCAATCGCGGGCGGAATACGATGTCTTCTTGGCAGAAACGGTGCATCCCATTCTGGAACACTGGCAGCAGCGCATCCTAACCGAGCAACTACTACATCCCGAGCTCATTTACGGCTATTTTCCCTGCCAAAGTGAGGGCAATACCCTGTACATCTACGATCCGGCTGCCATGATCAGTGGCGCAACGCTCGCGCCCGCGGCAGCGATCGCCCAGTTCACGTTCCCGCGTCAAGCCAAAGGGCGGCGGCTGTGCATTGCCGACTTTTTTGCCTCGGTGGACTCTGGGATCATTGATGTGCTTCCCCTGCAAGCAGTGACCGTTGGCGAGATTGCAACCGAGGTGGCTCAGAACCTCTTTGCAGCCAACCAGTACACGGACTATCTCTACTTCCATGGTATGGCGGTGCAAACGGCGGAAGCCCTAGCGGAGTGGTGCCATGCCCGTATTCGCCGGGAGTTAAATTGTGCCCCTGACCCAACCTCTCTGCGCGATATTCTGGCGCAGCGCTACCAAGGCTCCCGTTATAGTTTTGGTTACCCCGCCTGCCCCAATATCCAAGATCAGCATACGCAACTGCGCCTTCTAGAGGCAGAGCGAATGGGTATGTACATGGATGAAAGTGAACAACTGTACCCAGAGCAGTCCACCACGGCTCTGATTTGCTACCATCCGGCGGCAAAATATTTTAGTGTTTAGAGGCTACTGCGCACTACCGCTTCAATTTGCCGGGCGTTGGCGTGAGTCACCCGTTTTTTTTGCGGCAGAACCACAACGGCTGGCCCCCGTTTGCATTCGCCAAGACAGCCCGTTGCTTTTAACGTGACGGGTAACTGCTGGGTCATCGCTTGCTGTTCTAATTCTTGCCACAGTTGCTTGGCACCCCGCCGACAGCAGGAAGACTTTTGGCAAATCAGTACCTTACAGAGAGGTGCGGGCGCTGGAGCTACTGCTAAAAATTCTAAATGCTCTGCTTTGTAGTCGCTGAGGTTGTATCCCCCTTTGAAGCAGGGTTTGCCGTACAGACGCAGGCGATCGCCCACCTTAGGCGCTTGGGACAGTTGACGGCGTAGGGATTTCTTTAACTTCACCCACTGGACACCGGTGCTGGTTTCTAGCGCCAATCGCTTGGGCTGGTGATTTTTGTAGAGCACCTCTTGCACCACGCCCTCAAGGCAATACTGGGGCAAAAAATCCACAGCAAGGTTCATATTTCCTAGACTCTATTAAAATTAATTCTCAACAAATTGAGTGTAGCATAGTCCGAGCGGTTTCAGGGATCCGGCTCAAGTTGCCATGGCAGTTACCCCTGAGCGCGCCGACCTAGGGCTATGCTTCAGGAGGATCTAGCTTGGCTAGCAGTGCCGCCACAGAGACGACATGTTTCGTCAAGCCGAGGGTCTGCGGCGGTAAGCCAAGGGCAAGACCAATTAATTGGGGCAGATGCAAGATGGGCAAGTTAAGGGGTTCGCCAATGAGGCGTTCTATTTCGGGTTGGCGGGCATCTAAATTGAGGTGGCACAGGGGGCAGGGGGTGACAATGCAGTCCGCTCCGGCAGCGATCGCCCCTTTGAGGCGTTGAGCGGCCATCCGAAACGCGGCCGGGGTGGCATAGCTAGAAATGGGCCAGCCACAGCACTGGGTACGTCCCTCATACACAACGGGGGTGGCTCCTACCGCCCCAAAAACCTCCTCAAGGGAGTGGGGATGGATGGGATTGTCAAAGGGCAGGGTCTGCTGAGCGCGCAGCAAATAGCAGCCATAAAAGGCGGCACAGCGCAGGTGGCGCAGCGGGCGGCACACCCGGGCGCGCAGGGTTTCTAGCCCCACATCCCCAATAATCGCCCACAGCAAATGCTTCACTTCGGTGGTACCCCGGTAGGGTTGGCAACCTTCGGTCTCGAGCACTTGGTTAATGCCCTGCACGTACTCGGGGCGATCGCGCTGAAAGGCTTTGAGGCGCTCATCCACATGACCAATCACCCCCTGACAGGTACTGCAATGGGTCAGCAGGGGCAGGTCAAGGGCTTCGGCAAGGGCAATGTTGCGGGCATTCACGGTATCTTCCAGCAGCCATGAATTTTCCTTGAAGGTACCGGAGCCACAACAGGCGGCTTGCCTGAGTTCAACCAGTTCAATATCTAAATGGGGGGCGATCGCCCGCGTGGACATATCTAGCTCGCGGCAAGCCCCTTGGGCAACACAGCCCGGGTAATAGGCATAGCGAAACGTGGCCATTCAGTGTGTTCCTAGCAGGTGCTTTTAGTCTATCAAAGGGCTTTGGGGAGCCGTGACCTGAGACAGTCATTCTCAGTGCCCAAAATTGCGTTCCAGATTATAGCCCTTGGTCTTGAACACGATTTTTTGTCAACCACCCTTCCGCTCCACTGTGTTGTTAGCTGGTTGGTTGCCACGCGATGCCTCCAGTTTCTGCTGAATTGCCGCCTGAATCTTTGCATCAAAATAATGAGAATTGCTGGGGTTGAGATATTCTACTAGACAAGCGCCAAGAGTTAGAGTATGCTAGGAGATTGCGAGTTAAGGAACTGTCATGAACGCCCAAGACATTATTCGCTCAATTGAGGCGGAGCAGCTTAAAGATAACTTGCCCGTAATTCATGTGGGCGATCGCGTCCGGGTTGGGGTCAAAATTCAAGAGGGTGGTAAAGAGCGCGTCCAGCCCTATGAGGGGGATGTGATTGCCATGCGCAACAGCGGCATTAACCGCACCATCACCGTTCGGCGAGTGTTTCAAGGGGTGGGCGTTGAGCGGGTCTTTTTACTCCATTCGCCACGAGTTGATAGTATTAAGGTGGTGCAGCGCGGCAAAGTGCGGCGTGCCAAGCTTTACTACCTGCGGAATTTGGTGGGTAAAGCGGCGCGGATTAAAGCACGGTTCGATCGCCCGCTTTAAGTCCCTCCCTAAGCTTGCGTCCTTAGTTCAGTTGGTAGAACGTCGGTCTCCAAAACCGGATGTCGGGGGTTCGAGTCCTCCAGGGCGCGTTATCAACAGCCACTCCAATTGCTCCCCATCCCAACCCCTAGCGTCTTGGGGGAGGTTTTGCTGTGCCGTTGCCCCAAAATCCGGCAGCAGATTTCGCGGGTCCATGGGGTACGCTGGAATCGTAGCGCAAAATCATGGTTATGGATGCTTTGGCTCTTTGGCAGCACTATCAAGACTGGCTGTACTACCACCCGGAACTCAATATTTACGTTGATGTGAGTCGGATGGGGCTAACGGAGGCGGCGGTTCGCACCCTAGAGCCAGCCTTTGAGCACGCCTTTGAGCAGATGCAGGCACTCGAAGCGGGAGCGATCGCCAACCCCGATGAGGGTCGGATGGTGGGGCACTACTGGTTGCGGGCGGCGGATCTAGCGCCAACTCCAGCCATACAAGCGGAGATTCGCGATGCCATTGCCCAAGTACATCAGTTTAGCCAGCGCGTCCACTCCGGCCAGATTGCGCCTCCTCAAGGTGGGCGGTTTACGGATATTCTTTCCATTGGTATTGGCGGGTCGGCCCTTGGCCCCCAGTTCGTCTCTGCGGCACTTGCGCCGGTTAAGCCGCCCCTAGCAATTCACTTTCTTGACAACACCGATCCGGCGGGCTTTGAGCGGGTCTTTGCCCAGATTGGCGATCGCCTACGCACCACACTGGTGATTGTCATTTCCAAATCCGGTGGCACCCCAGAAACCCGCAACGGGATGCTAGAGGCTCAGGCTCGTTTTCAGCAGGCGGGCTTAGCCTTTGCCGACCATGCGGTGGCTATTACCATGCCGGGCAGTGGCCTAGCCCAAATTGCTGAATCGAATGGCTGGCTCGAAATTTTCCCGATGTTTGACTGGGTGGGGGGGCGCACCTCAGAACTCTCGGCGGTAGGACTCCTCCCCGCGGCGCTACAGGGAATTGACATTGAGGCGATGCTAACGGGAGCGCGGCAGATGGACAAAGCCACACGAGTTGCCAAGCTGCGGCAAAATCCGGCGGCGCTGCTGGCCTTGGCCTGGTACCACGCTGGCGGGGGACGGGGCGAAAAAGATATGGTGATTTTGCCCTACAAAGATAGCCTGCTACTCTTTAGCCGCTATCTACAACAGTTGGTGATGGAGTCCCTTGGCAAAGAGAAAGACCTCGCGGGCAACATTGTCCACCAAGGGATTGCCGTCTATGGGAACAAAGGCACCACGGATCAGCACGCTTACGTGCAACAGTTGCGGGATGGCCTCGCCAACTTTTTTGTGACCTTCATTGAAGTACTGCGGGACGGCCAGCAGCCCGGTATTGAAGTGGAGCCGGGGATTACCGCCGGGGATTACTTAAGTGGCCTGTTGTTGGGCACCCGCCAAGCCCTCTACGAAAAAGATCGCCCCTCCCTCACCGTCACGATCCCCGACGTCACTCCCCTGACGGTGGGGGCGCTCATTGCCCTTTACGAGCGGGCGGTTGGCCTCTACGGCTTTTTAGTGAATATCAATGCCTACCATCAACCCGGAGTGGAAGCCGGCAAAAAAGCGGCAGCCGCTAATTTGGCACTGCAAAAGCAAATTGTCAAAGTGCTCCAGCACAGCCCGCAGCCCATGGACGTGGGGGCGATCGCCCAGGCAGTCAATGCCCCAGAGCAGCAGGAAACCATTTACCTGATCCTGCGGCACCTCGCCGCCAACAATCGCGGTATTCGCCAGCAGGGGGATGCCGCCCACCCCAGTCAAGTCGCGTTTTCTTGGCAGGACTAATGCAGCGACGGGACTTTTGTCAGGGGCTAGTGGCCTTGGGGGCAATGGCGCTCAGTGGCTGCCAAGGGGCAACTCAGGGGGGCTTTACGGTACACCTGCTGCAAAAGTCCTTGCCGCCCCAACTCATCCGCCGATTCCGCCAAACCAATGGCATTGGTGTGACCCTGCGCCTGAACGAGACTCCCCAACACCTTGCGGAAGCCCTCACCCACACCGCCCCCAGCTCGGCAGTCTTTAGTTTAGGGGATGCCTGGCTCAAGGATGCGGTGGGCTACAGTCGGGTGTACCCCATTCCCAAGGCCAGCCTTGAGGGATGGTCGCGGTTGGCGCCCCCTTGGGCAACGTTTTTACAGGCGTTTGCCACCGAGGATGCCGTCTGGGGGGTTCCCTACCGTTGGGGGGCTACCGTCATGGTGTATCGTCGTGATTTTTTTGCCCATTTAGGCTGGGAACCCACGAACTGGGATGCCCTGTGGCACCCCGACCTCGAGGGGCACTTTAGCCTGTTGAACAGCCCCCGCGAAGTCATTGGTCTAACGCTGAAAGCCCTTGGCGGCTCCTACAATGATCCCCCCAACCATCCAGACCTGCGGCAGCGATTGGCGGAGTTACGGCAGCGGTGCCGTTTCTTTAGTTCCGATGCCTACCTCCAGCCCCTGATCCTCGGCAGTACCCAATTGGCGGTAGGCTGGTCGAGTGATATTTTGCCCCTCGTGCAACGGCAGCCGGAGACCTTTGGCGTAGTGGTTCCTGCGGCGGGTACGGCGCTGTGGGCGGATCTGTGGGTGTGCCCTCAACCACCGGATGCAGCGGCAACCGCTTGGTTACAGTACTGGTGGCAACCCACGGTAGCGGAGCAGTTGAGCCAATTTACCACCGCTATTTCACCCGTCCTCACAGACCTGCGCCTTGCCCAAGCCGATCGCTATTTGCATCTGGCGTCGGTGCTCGAACGCAGCGAGGCACTGCTGCCCCTGTCTGCCCCCGAACAACAGATCTACGATTACCTGTGGGAGGAGGTTTTTTTGGGGCAAAAATGGCGCGATCGCCCACACGGTCAAGGGTTGAACCCGTTCATGATAAAATAAAAGTCCCTGTGAGGCACGCCAATGACGTTTGCTGCTGATTCCAACCGCATTATTCCAACCGAACTGCGGGATGAGATTTCACGCTCGTACCTCGAGTACGCCATGAGCGTGATTGTTGGGCGTGCCTTACCGGATGCGCGGGATGGTCTTAAGCCCGTCCACCGCCGTATTCTGTATGCCATGCACGAGTTGGGGCTGACCGCTGATCGCCCCTTTCGCAAGTGCGCCCGTGTAGTGGGGGAAGTGCTCGGTAAATACCATCCCCACGGGGATTCGGCAGTATATGATGCCCTAGTGCGAATGGCGCAGGACTTTTCGATGCGCCACCCCCTTATCGATGGCCATGGGAACTTTGGCTCCATCGATAATGATCCGCCCGCTGCCATGCGCTACACGGAGTGTCGGCTCCAGGCATTGGCTTCGGATGCCCTGCTTCAGGATATTGAGCAGGACACCGTTGACTTTGTTGACAACTTTGATGGCTCGCAACAGGAACCCCTTGTCTTACCGGCGCGGATTCCACAACTGCTGCTGAACGGGGCTTCCGGCATTGCCGTGGGCATGGCCACCAATATTCCCCCCCACAATCTGGGCGAGTTGGTGGATGGCCTTGTGGCGCTCATCCACAATCCTGACATTAGCGATCGCGAGTTAATGCGCCATATTCCGGGTCCTGATTTCCCAACGGGTGGCCATATTCTGGGACAGGGGGGGATTCACGAGGCCTATACAACGGGGCGCGGCTCCATTACGTTGCGGGCTGTAGCCACCATTGAAACCCTAGAGGTGCCCGGTCGCCCACCGCGGGAAGCCATTATTGTTACCGAGCTACCCTACCAGACCAACAAGGCCGCCCTTATGGAAAAAATTGCTGAGTTGGTCAACGACAAAAAAATTGATGGCATTGCCGACCTGCGGGACGAAAGCGATCGCGACGGCATTCGGGTGGTCATTGAACTGAAGCGGGATGCCTACCCGCGGGTGGTGCTGAACAATCTTTACAAGCAGACCCCCCTCCAAGTGAATTTTGGCGCCAATATGTTGGCAATTGTCAACAACGAACCGCAACTGCTGACCCTCAAGCGCAGCCTAGAAGTGTTCCTGAGTTTCCGCGAAGAGGCGATCGCCCGCCGTACCCGCTACGCCTTACGCAAAGCAGAAGAACGGGATCACCTGTTGCAGGGCTTGTTGATTGCCCTTGCCAACCTCGATGAAGTGATTCAGCGGATTCGTGCCGCCACTGACACGGCTTTAGCCCGCCAAGAGCTGATGCAGACCTATGAACTGAGCGAAGCGCAAGCGGATGCCATTTTGCAGATGCAACTGCGGCGCCTCACTGCTCTGGAAGCGGAAAAAATTGAGCGGGAACACGCCGAACTCCAGCGGCAAATCGCCGACTTCCGCGATATTTTGGCACATCGACAGCGGGTACTCGATATTATCGAAGCCGAAGTGCTGCAAATTAAAGAGCGGTTTGCCACGCCACGGCGCTCCCACATTGTCCAGGCCGACGGCGACATTAGCGACACCGATTTGATTGCTAACGACAAGTCGGTGATTTTAGTAACCGAACAGGGCTACATTAAGCGGATGCCCGTCGATACCTTTGAAGCCCAAAGTCGTGATGGCCGGGGTCGCAAAGGGGCGGAAATTAAAGAGGATGATGCCGTTGAGCACTTCTTTGGCTGTAACGATCACGATCGCATTCTATTTTTTAGCAATCGTGGCATTGTCTATGCCCTACCCGCCTATCAAATTCCCACCGGCTCGCGGCAGGCGCGTGGCACCCCCATTGTCCAGCTTCTGCCCATTCCCCGCGAAGAAAAGATCACATCAGTGATTGCGGTGCAAGACTTTAGTGCCGATGAGTACTTGGTGATGCTCACCAGTAAGGGCTTTATTAAAAAAACCGCCCTCGCCGCCTTTAGTAACATTCGCACCAACGGCCTGATTGCCATTTCCCTTGAGGAGGGGGATCAACTGCGCTGGGTACGGCGCACCCGCGAAGAGGACACCATTATCATTGGGTCGCGGCAGGGGATGGCCATCCATTTTCGTGCCAGTCACGATCAGTTGCGCCCCCTCGGTCGCGCCACCCGTGGGGTAAAGTCCATGAACCTGCGCAACGGGGATGAGCTAGTGGGGATGGATATTCTCAGCGGCGCGATCGCCAGCCACCTGAGTACCAGCACCGCCGAAGAGGAGGATCAGGACGACAGCGACGAAGCCGCCGCCCAAAGTGAAGGGCCATGGGTGCTAGTGATTACCAGCAATGGCTACGGCAAGCGGGTACCCGTGCAGCAGTTTCGGCTGCAAAACCGCGCCGGGATGGGAATTACCGCCACCAAATTCAAAGCCAAGAGCACTGAAGATCATGTGGCGGCGCTGCGGATTGTCAATGCGGATGACGAGTTAATGATTGTGACCAGTCGCGGTATTATTATTCGTCAAAAAGTTGTTGACATT harbors:
- the metH gene encoding methionine synthase; the encoded protein is MSFLEYLHGEPRRVIVFDGAMGTNLQYQNLTAADFGGKEYEGCNEYLVISQPEAVAKVHRDFLAAGADVIETNTFGSSSVVLSEYQLGDRAYEISYKAAALAKSVAAEFSTAAKPRFVAGSMGPGTKLPTLGHIDYDTLYAAFKEQAAGLFDGGVDLFIIETCQDVLQIKAALNGVMAVFGERGERRPLMVSITMEQQGTMLVGSDIGAALTILEPYPIDILGLNCATGPDLMTEHIRYLAAHSPFVVSCIPNAGLPENVGGHAHYKLTPMELRLALTRFVEDLGVQVIGGCCGTRPDHIAALAEIAATLRPKPRTPQRIPAAASLYSPQPYDQDNSFLIIGERLNASGSKKCRELLNAEDWDGLVALGREQVREGAHILDVNVDYVGRDGVRDMHELVSRLVTNVTLPLMLDSTEWQKMEAGLKVAGGKCLLNSTNFEDGEPRFYKVLELAKTYGAGVVVGTIDEEGMARTAAKKFAIAKRAYEAAVAYGIPPYELFFDPLALPISTGIEEDRGNGKATIEAIRQIRAELPGCHILLGVSNISFGLNPAARQVLNSMFLHEAIQAGMDAAIVSAAKILPLTKIAPEDQQLCRELIYDQRRFEGEICVYDPLAELTQRFAGKTTKTDRTQVANLPIEERLKRHIIDGDRQGLEETLAKALETYAPLDIINQFLLDGMKVVGELFGSGQMQLPFVLQSAETMKAAVAYLEPFMEKSETGSNAKGTVIIATVKGDVHDIGKNLVDIILTNNGYRVINLGIKQPVENIIQAYEEHKADCIAMSGLLVKSTAFMKENLERFNERGITVPVILGGAALTPKFVQEDCQRTYHGQVIYGKDAFADLHFMDRLMPAKAAGRWSDRHGFLDQEAAPPPTEPTATDPVHTDPPETIATPPAIVDTRPSEAVARDIPRPTPPFWGIRHLKGEEIPLPEVFAYLDLQALFVGQWQFRKPKEQSRAEYDVFLAETVHPILEHWQQRILTEQLLHPELIYGYFPCQSEGNTLYIYDPAAMISGATLAPAAAIAQFTFPRQAKGRRLCIADFFASVDSGIIDVLPLQAVTVGEIATEVAQNLFAANQYTDYLYFHGMAVQTAEALAEWCHARIRRELNCAPDPTSLRDILAQRYQGSRYSFGYPACPNIQDQHTQLRLLEAERMGMYMDESEQLYPEQSTTALICYHPAAKYFSV
- a CDS encoding (2Fe-2S) ferredoxin domain-containing protein; translated protein: MNLAVDFLPQYCLEGVVQEVLYKNHQPKRLALETSTGVQWVKLKKSLRRQLSQAPKVGDRLRLYGKPCFKGGYNLSDYKAEHLEFLAVAPAPAPLCKVLICQKSSCCRRGAKQLWQELEQQAMTQQLPVTLKATGCLGECKRGPAVVVLPQKKRVTHANARQIEAVVRSSL
- a CDS encoding CoB--CoM heterodisulfide reductase iron-sulfur subunit B family protein, encoding MATFRYAYYPGCVAQGACRELDMSTRAIAPHLDIELVELRQAACCGSGTFKENSWLLEDTVNARNIALAEALDLPLLTHCSTCQGVIGHVDERLKAFQRDRPEYVQGINQVLETEGCQPYRGTTEVKHLLWAIIGDVGLETLRARVCRPLRHLRCAAFYGCYLLRAQQTLPFDNPIHPHSLEEVFGAVGATPVVYEGRTQCCGWPISSYATPAAFRMAAQRLKGAIAAGADCIVTPCPLCHLNLDARQPEIERLIGEPLNLPILHLPQLIGLALGLPPQTLGLTKHVVSVAALLAKLDPPEA
- the rplS gene encoding 50S ribosomal protein L19; translated protein: MNAQDIIRSIEAEQLKDNLPVIHVGDRVRVGVKIQEGGKERVQPYEGDVIAMRNSGINRTITVRRVFQGVGVERVFLLHSPRVDSIKVVQRGKVRRAKLYYLRNLVGKAARIKARFDRPL
- a CDS encoding glucose-6-phosphate isomerase, with translation MVMDALALWQHYQDWLYYHPELNIYVDVSRMGLTEAAVRTLEPAFEHAFEQMQALEAGAIANPDEGRMVGHYWLRAADLAPTPAIQAEIRDAIAQVHQFSQRVHSGQIAPPQGGRFTDILSIGIGGSALGPQFVSAALAPVKPPLAIHFLDNTDPAGFERVFAQIGDRLRTTLVIVISKSGGTPETRNGMLEAQARFQQAGLAFADHAVAITMPGSGLAQIAESNGWLEIFPMFDWVGGRTSELSAVGLLPAALQGIDIEAMLTGARQMDKATRVAKLRQNPAALLALAWYHAGGGRGEKDMVILPYKDSLLLFSRYLQQLVMESLGKEKDLAGNIVHQGIAVYGNKGTTDQHAYVQQLRDGLANFFVTFIEVLRDGQQPGIEVEPGITAGDYLSGLLLGTRQALYEKDRPSLTVTIPDVTPLTVGALIALYERAVGLYGFLVNINAYHQPGVEAGKKAAAANLALQKQIVKVLQHSPQPMDVGAIAQAVNAPEQQETIYLILRHLAANNRGIRQQGDAAHPSQVAFSWQD
- a CDS encoding extracellular solute-binding protein, encoding MQRRDFCQGLVALGAMALSGCQGATQGGFTVHLLQKSLPPQLIRRFRQTNGIGVTLRLNETPQHLAEALTHTAPSSAVFSLGDAWLKDAVGYSRVYPIPKASLEGWSRLAPPWATFLQAFATEDAVWGVPYRWGATVMVYRRDFFAHLGWEPTNWDALWHPDLEGHFSLLNSPREVIGLTLKALGGSYNDPPNHPDLRQRLAELRQRCRFFSSDAYLQPLILGSTQLAVGWSSDILPLVQRQPETFGVVVPAAGTALWADLWVCPQPPDAAATAWLQYWWQPTVAEQLSQFTTAISPVLTDLRLAQADRYLHLASVLERSEALLPLSAPEQQIYDYLWEEVFLGQKWRDRPHGQGLNPFMIK
- the gyrA gene encoding DNA gyrase subunit A; this translates as MTFAADSNRIIPTELRDEISRSYLEYAMSVIVGRALPDARDGLKPVHRRILYAMHELGLTADRPFRKCARVVGEVLGKYHPHGDSAVYDALVRMAQDFSMRHPLIDGHGNFGSIDNDPPAAMRYTECRLQALASDALLQDIEQDTVDFVDNFDGSQQEPLVLPARIPQLLLNGASGIAVGMATNIPPHNLGELVDGLVALIHNPDISDRELMRHIPGPDFPTGGHILGQGGIHEAYTTGRGSITLRAVATIETLEVPGRPPREAIIVTELPYQTNKAALMEKIAELVNDKKIDGIADLRDESDRDGIRVVIELKRDAYPRVVLNNLYKQTPLQVNFGANMLAIVNNEPQLLTLKRSLEVFLSFREEAIARRTRYALRKAEERDHLLQGLLIALANLDEVIQRIRAATDTALARQELMQTYELSEAQADAILQMQLRRLTALEAEKIEREHAELQRQIADFRDILAHRQRVLDIIEAEVLQIKERFATPRRSHIVQADGDISDTDLIANDKSVILVTEQGYIKRMPVDTFEAQSRDGRGRKGAEIKEDDAVEHFFGCNDHDRILFFSNRGIVYALPAYQIPTGSRQARGTPIVQLLPIPREEKITSVIAVQDFSADEYLVMLTSKGFIKKTALAAFSNIRTNGLIAISLEEGDQLRWVRRTREEDTIIIGSRQGMAIHFRASHDQLRPLGRATRGVKSMNLRNGDELVGMDILSGAIASHLSTSTAEEEDQDDSDEAAAQSEGPWVLVITSNGYGKRVPVQQFRLQNRAGMGITATKFKAKSTEDHVAALRIVNADDELMIVTSRGIIIRQKVVDISSQSRSATGVRLQRLDEDDSIVTAAVLPPGSMEAAEVEEA